CCGCTTCGCTTTCCACAAGGCTGTCGGGGGGCAAGCCGCCAAGGCTTTCGCCGATCGACATGGCCCCGCGCGTCGGATGGAAGCGCAAACCGACCCGCGCGGCGGCCTCGATCGTGTCCTCCAGCCGGGATCCGTTGGGATAGAGATAGAGATGATCCGAGCTCATCGAACAGCCCGACAGTGCCAGTTCCGCCAGCCCGATCACGGCCGAGATATGCATTTCGGCCGGACCGAAGCGCGCCCAGATCGGATAAAGTGTCTTCAACCAGCCGAACAGCAGCGCATCCTGCCCGCCGGGCACGGCGCGCGTCAGGGTCTGGTAGAGATGGTGATGGGTGTTCACCAGACCCGGCGTCACGATGCAGCCACGGGCATCGATCACCTCGGCATTCTGGACATCAAGACGGGGGCCGATGGTGCGGATCACCCCGCCAGCGACAAGGATATCAGCCCCGAAAAGTTCGGTCCGCTGATCGTCCATCGTCAGGATGTGATCCGCGCCGCGGATCAGCTGAGGCTTGTCCATATGTCACATCTTTGACATCGCCCCGAGAATGTCCAGTGCCGCTTTGTGAAGCGACCTGTTGGCGGCGGCCAGGACGCGGCCCCCCTGCAGGGCCGGACCACCCTGCCAGTCGGTGACGACGCCGCCCGCGGCCTCGATCACCCCGATCGGCCCCTGAATATCGTAGGAGTTGAGTCCGCATTCGACCACCAGATCAACCTGACCGGAGGCCAAAAGCGCATAGGCATAACAATCCATCCCATATCGGGTCAGCTTGACGCAGGCCGAGACCGCTTCGAAGGCGACGCGGTCTTCGGGCGTGCCAACTTCCGGGAAGGTTGTGAAAAGGACGGCCTCCGACAGGGTCGTCCGGGCGCTGACAGTCAGTTGCGACTGGCCCCTTGGCCCACGCATTTGCGCCGTACCGAAACCACCCCAGAAACGTTCGCCGATATAGGGCTGGTCGATCATGCCCATATGCACACGGGCAGAATCACTTAGCCCGATCAACACGCCCCAGGTCGGTGTGCCGCTGACAAATCCCCGCGTCCCGTCGATCGGGTCGAGCACCCAGGTCAACCCGCTGCTTCCGGGGGTCGCGCCGAATTCCTCACCCAGGATGGCGTCCTGAGGGCGGCGGCGCGCCAGGATGTCCCGCATCGCCTGTTCCGCCGCGCGGTCGGCTTCGGTCACCGGGTCATATCCACCCGCCAGCTTGTTGTCTTCGGACAGGTCGGGCTGACGGAAGAAAGGCAAGATGGCCGAGCCTGCGGCATCGGCCATCTCATGTGCTGTGTCGAGTATTTCGCGTTGCTGCGCGTCCATCATGCCCCCTGCCCGGCCTCGCCGGATCCTTGCGACCGGTCTGTCCGGGCGCCCTGGACGGCAATGCAAATGGCACTCGCCGTCCGGGACAGGGCTAACGCGCCCCGCGGGTCAACTCAAGCGACGTCGCTCAGCACGCGGGCCAGATCAAACAGGCGGCGGCGCTGGTTTTCCGGGATCGCGTAATAGGACCGGATGAGGTCAAGCGCTTCCTTGTCACCCATCACATCGCCCGGCACGTTGCCTGCGGAATGCGCGGATGTTTCAGCTTCGATGCCTTCGAAGAAGAAGCTGACCGGCACGTCGAGCGCATCGGCGATATCCCAGAGGCGGGAAGCGCTGACACGGTTTGCACCGGTTTCGTATTTCTGGATCTGCTGGAATTTAATTCCGACACGCTCTGCCAGTTGCTGCTGGGTCATTCCGACCAGCCAACGGCGATGTCGCACACGTTTGCCAACGTGCACATCTACAGGATGAGTCATTCGCGGCTCCTAAGGTGACCTGACAACGCGCCATGCGCAAAAAAGCCGCTCGGCGGCTTATTCAGGTCTGGGTTGCATTTGATGCGCCGCACATCCCTACAGCGCGTCCTGATCGTAACAGCTTTACATACGTAAGCAAGTTTTAGGCTCCCGAAAGAGCTGACTAACGATGTGGTTAACTCAATTGACAGAAGAGCCGCAAGGGAATTTGACTTCACAAGCTTATCACGTTGTTGCAACAAATTCCGCGATGCAGCATTGTTTTGGAGTGACCCGATGCGATCCCGTGGAGGTGGCAAAGTGAACTATCTGACGAATTTCATTGAACAATGGTGCCGGCTCCCATGAAGGCGCTGCGATGTAACGCGGCTGAAACCGCACCCGCACTGGAAGAGATGAACGTACCCGTTCCGGCCGCCGGGGAAATCCTGCTGGAAATTGAGGCATGTGCGTTGAATTTCGCGGATCTGTTGATGCTGAAAGGAACGTATCAGGATACGCCGCCCTTGCCCTTCACCCCGGGAATGGAGGCCGCAGGCCGCATTTCCGCCGTCGGAGAGGGAGTCGCCCTGCACCCCGGCCAGCGAGTCGCGGTTTTCGGCGGCGCGGGCGGGCTGGCCGAGATGGGAGTCTTCGCGGCGTCGCGCGCAGTGCCTTTGCCCGATGACATGCCCTCCGATATCGCGGCGGCGATGCAGGTCGCCTATGGCACCAGCCATATCGCGCTGACCCATCGTGCCCGGCTGCAACCGGGCGAAACCCTCGTCGTGCTGGGGGCCACGGGCGGCGTCGGCACCACGGCGACGGAAATCGGCCGCATTCTGGGGGCGAAGGTCATCGGGGTGGCTGCGGGCGCCGACAAGAAGGACGCCGTGCTCGCCGCCGGGGCGCATCATTTCCTCGACAGCGAAACCTGCGACCTGCGCACCGAGATCAAGGCGCTCGGCGGTGCGGATGTGGTTTACGACCCCGTGGGCGGCGACCTGTTCAAGGCCGCCTTCCGCGCCTGCAATCCCGAGGCCAGGATCGTCCTGATCGGCTTTGCCAGCGGCACCCTGCCCGAGTTCCGGCCCAATCACATGCTGGTCAAGAACATCGACATCCTGGGCTTTTACTGGTCGCCCTATTTCACCCTGCGCCCCGAACTGGCCCGCGACAGCCTTGCCACCCTGATGGACTGGTACCGCGCAGGCCGCATCCATCCCCGGATCAGCCACCATTTCCCGCTGGACCGCGCCATGGAAGGGTTCGAGACCCTGCGCCGCCGTCAGGCAACGGGCAAGGTCGTCATCACCATGTAACGCCGGTTCTGCCGGGATCAGCCAGCTCGTTTCAACCTGCCCGGCTCAGGCCACGTCCCGTTGCGGCATGGCCGTCGGCAGGTCGCCCGCGTAGCCACGCCGCAGCAGTTCCGCCACCCGCCGCGCGACCTCGGGCGAGGACCGGTCCTGAACATACATCGATATGCGCTGCATCCCGAGATCGGGCAGCGCCCCGCCATGCTGGACCTCGCACAATTGCGCCGGGGCGGTGCCCTCGATCATCGTGGTCAGCGCCAGATCGGCCGAGACGGTGGCCTCGACCGTGCGATCCGAAAAGGTATCGACGGCGTTTTCCCAATCCATGCCGACAGCTTCCAGCGCGCCGATGGACAGCGGGCGGAACAGGCAACTGCGCCCCGAGGCATACCGCAGGGGCCGTTGCCGCCAGGCAGAACCACCCGGCGCGCCGATCCAGCAAAGGGGCCTTTCGTCCAAAACCTCGGCCCGCGCATCCGGAGAGGCCTCTGTGGTCAGGATGATGTCGATCTCGCCCCGGTCGAACTGCTCTTTCAGACTGTTGGTATAGTCCGAGGTCAACTGCACCTTCATGCGCGGAAACTCCGCCGCGAATTGCTGCAGGACCCGCGGCACCACCGGGTAGACGATATCATGCGGGACCCCGAGGACGATCTCGCCTTCGAATTTCTTGCTGGTCAGCCGCGCCATGGCCTCGTCGTTCATTTCCACGATGCGGCGCGCATAGCCCAGCAGCTGATCGCCGGCGGCCGTCAGCGCGACGCGCCGGTTGCTCCGATCCAACAGCGCGATCCCCAGCATGTCTTCGAGGCGTTTCAGCTGCATCGACACTGCAGATTGTGTGAAGTTCAGCATCCCCGCCGCTTTCGTCACACCGCCGTGGTCGGCAACCGCTACGAAGCTGCGCAAGGAGGTCATGTCCAGGTTCCTCATTGCATCAATCTCCTTGATGTAAAACTTCAGAAACATTCATTTTCAATATTCACCACAGCACGGCATACACATCAATAGAAATTATCGACCAAACGAATCTCATCACCAATATGAAAGGAACGTCCGATGAGCTACTCCATGATTGCCCGCGCCCCGGCACAAGAACGGTCGCTGCGCGTTCCGCTCAGCCGCCTCATGATGATGATCGGTATCAAGCGCGAACGTCAGGCGCTCGGATCCCTCGACCCGGCCCTGCTGCGTGACATCGGGATCAGTCCCGAAGACGCTCAGCGCGAAGCGCGCCGCCCCGCCTGGGACGCCCCGAACCGCTGGTTCTGATGCCACCGGGCCAACCGGCCCGACCAGGCCGCCAATCTGGCGCCAGCCACCTGATCTAACTGCTGCAACATCTCCCCGTGACCCCGGCATTGTCGCGATGCCGGGGGAACAGCGGCCCTCGGGCCGTCTGCCCCGCAAACTGCCCAGGCGTTTCACGCTGCCACGGGCCGGTTAGCGGGGCTTTTTTGTCGCCTTCTGTCAAATCCACGCGAAATTGAAAGGTTCGGCGCACATCTTGCGCGTGAAAATCTTGAAATATGGCCCGCGCTAACCGATATTCAACAAGAACCCTCCCAATGGAGGGAACAGGGATTTAATTCGGAGGCTTGAATGGCTGAATTCAACACGATGCGCACTGCGGCCGGCACACGGACCGCTGCGATCGACGAAGGGCTTCGCGCCCATATGAACAAGGTGTATGGCACCATGTCCGTGGGCATGCTGCTGACCTTCCTTGTTGCATGGGCCGTCGGCACAACGCCCGAGGTTTTCGCGATCTTCCGCAACCCGCAAACGATGCAACCGAACCTGTTCGGCTGGATCCTGATGTTCGCACCGCTGATCATGGTCTTCGCTTTCGGCGCGGCGATCAACCGCCTGTCGGCCGCCGGCGCGCAGCTGTTCTTCTACGTTTTCGCTGCCGTCATGGGCGCGTCGCTCAGCTGGATCTTCATCGCCTATACCGGCGTTTCCATTGCTCAGGTCTTCCTGATCACCGCCATCGCCTTCGCCGGTCTGTCGCTTTACGGCTACACCACCAAGAAGGACATCTCGGGCTGGGGCGCCTTCCTGATCATGGGCGTGATCGGCCTGCTGATCGCTTCGGTCGTGAACATCTTCATGGCCAGCCCGGCACTGCAATTCGCGATTTCGGCCATCGGCGTGCTGATCTTTGCCGGTCTGACTGCCTATGACACCCAGCGGATCAAGACCACCTACCTGCAAATGGCCCATACCGGTGACAAGGAATGGCTGGGCAAGGCCGCGATCATGGGGGCTCTGTCGCTCTACATGGACTTCATCAACATGTTCATGTTCATGCTGCAATTCTTCGGCAACCGTAATTAATCTTCTGATCGCCGACTGACACGGATCAACCCCGCCGAGCCACTGGTTCGGCGGGGTTTTTTGTTGTCCGGCAGAAGGAAGAGCCCTTGCCCCCCGCCCGCGCCCTGTCTGGGTGGCGGCGCCGCGGAAGGGAACATGTCGCATCCGAAAGCGGCAAAGGACGCGCGTGCAAAGCGGCAAGGGGAAGCAACGCCCGTATGTCGCGCGGCCCCCTGCAGGGCCGCGCGATCAACAGGTCTCAGTCGAAACCAAGCATGGAGCGCGTTGTATCGGCAAGCTCTTCGATGGTGGCGCGCGGATCCGCACCATCGACGATTTCCAGCAGGTCAGCAGCGATCACATCCGTCACCGCGACGCCTTCCGCGCCGGGGTAGGCATACCAGGGGCCTGCATAGCGGGCGACCTGGGCATGGGCGACGCGGGCGTTGGGGTTCGTTTCGTAGAAGGCACCAAGGTAGCTTTCATCCTCGACAACCAGCGCATTGGTGGGCGCGTAGCCGGTGGTTTCAACGATGATCTTCTGCGCTTCGGGGCTGGTGACGAAGGCGATGTAATCCCAGGCCGCCTGCTGCTTTTCAGCGTCGTCCGTCAGCATCACGATGCCCGACCCGCCGGTGGGCAGGTAGACCTCTTCGTCCGGGGCGACGATCGGCATCGGCTTCACCGTCACCTCGAACCGGTCCCCCGCCCCTTCGGAGAAGCGGGTCATCAAGGACGAGCTTTCGAACATGATGCCCAGTGTCCCGGCGGGAAAGGCCTGCCGCGCGTCGTCTTCGCTCATGGTGGACATGCCGCCTTCGACGGCAAAACGGCTATATAGCGACGCCGCCGCAATACCTGCCTCGCTGTCGAATGTGATCTCGGTTTCCTCCGCATTCATCGGCCGCCCACCATGGGCGCCGAGAAGCGACTGGAACCGCCAGTCATGAGGCGAGATCCAGACGCCTTCGGTGGTGGCGTCCAGGGCGTCGATCTTTGCGGCCAGGTCGATGATGCCGTCGTAGTCGGTGGGGAAGTCC
The Pseudooceanicola algae genome window above contains:
- a CDS encoding NADPH:quinone oxidoreductase family protein, whose protein sequence is MKALRCNAAETAPALEEMNVPVPAAGEILLEIEACALNFADLLMLKGTYQDTPPLPFTPGMEAAGRISAVGEGVALHPGQRVAVFGGAGGLAEMGVFAASRAVPLPDDMPSDIAAAMQVAYGTSHIALTHRARLQPGETLVVLGATGGVGTTATEIGRILGAKVIGVAAGADKKDAVLAAGAHHFLDSETCDLRTEIKALGGADVVYDPVGGDLFKAAFRACNPEARIVLIGFASGTLPEFRPNHMLVKNIDILGFYWSPYFTLRPELARDSLATLMDWYRAGRIHPRISHHFPLDRAMEGFETLRRRQATGKVVITM
- a CDS encoding LysR family transcriptional regulator, giving the protein MRNLDMTSLRSFVAVADHGGVTKAAGMLNFTQSAVSMQLKRLEDMLGIALLDRSNRRVALTAAGDQLLGYARRIVEMNDEAMARLTSKKFEGEIVLGVPHDIVYPVVPRVLQQFAAEFPRMKVQLTSDYTNSLKEQFDRGEIDIILTTEASPDARAEVLDERPLCWIGAPGGSAWRQRPLRYASGRSCLFRPLSIGALEAVGMDWENAVDTFSDRTVEATVSADLALTTMIEGTAPAQLCEVQHGGALPDLGMQRISMYVQDRSSPEVARRVAELLRRGYAGDLPTAMPQRDVA
- a CDS encoding DUF1127 domain-containing protein, with product MSYSMIARAPAQERSLRVPLSRLMMMIGIKRERQALGSLDPALLRDIGISPEDAQREARRPAWDAPNRWF
- the hisN gene encoding histidinol-phosphatase, which produces MDAQQREILDTAHEMADAAGSAILPFFRQPDLSEDNKLAGGYDPVTEADRAAEQAMRDILARRRPQDAILGEEFGATPGSSGLTWVLDPIDGTRGFVSGTPTWGVLIGLSDSARVHMGMIDQPYIGERFWGGFGTAQMRGPRGQSQLTVSARTTLSEAVLFTTFPEVGTPEDRVAFEAVSACVKLTRYGMDCYAYALLASGQVDLVVECGLNSYDIQGPIGVIEAAGGVVTDWQGGPALQGGRVLAAANRSLHKAALDILGAMSKM
- a CDS encoding helix-turn-helix domain-containing protein; protein product: MTHPVDVHVGKRVRHRRWLVGMTQQQLAERVGIKFQQIQKYETGANRVSASRLWDIADALDVPVSFFFEGIEAETSAHSAGNVPGDVMGDKEALDLIRSYYAIPENQRRRLFDLARVLSDVA
- a CDS encoding extracellular solute-binding protein, producing MKRPLLAIGLALAAVPASADTNLRVHYAIPTIWADTQAALAEAFMAANPDITIELDGPAEGYGDGVQRLLRESVAGTAPDVAWVGLNLWRVLEARDLAQPMDDFLPEDPEAMGYTGALLSLGTFEGNQYALGTSASTLVAYVNPDLVARAGGSMEDFPTDYDGIIDLAAKIDALDATTEGVWISPHDWRFQSLLGAHGGRPMNAEETEITFDSEAGIAAASLYSRFAVEGGMSTMSEDDARQAFPAGTLGIMFESSSLMTRFSEGAGDRFEVTVKPMPIVAPDEEVYLPTGGSGIVMLTDDAEKQQAAWDYIAFVTSPEAQKIIVETTGYAPTNALVVEDESYLGAFYETNPNARVAHAQVARYAGPWYAYPGAEGVAVTDVIAADLLEIVDGADPRATIEELADTTRSMLGFD
- a CDS encoding Bax inhibitor-1/YccA family protein, producing the protein MAEFNTMRTAAGTRTAAIDEGLRAHMNKVYGTMSVGMLLTFLVAWAVGTTPEVFAIFRNPQTMQPNLFGWILMFAPLIMVFAFGAAINRLSAAGAQLFFYVFAAVMGASLSWIFIAYTGVSIAQVFLITAIAFAGLSLYGYTTKKDISGWGAFLIMGVIGLLIASVVNIFMASPALQFAISAIGVLIFAGLTAYDTQRIKTTYLQMAHTGDKEWLGKAAIMGALSLYMDFINMFMFMLQFFGNRN